The following are from one region of the Moritella sp. 24 genome:
- a CDS encoding murein hydrolase activator EnvC gives MTFFKNSMAYSILGLLILFSLNTYAANNQSELNQLRDQIKAQDASIKKKHRYLNDLSKQTQSTDRAISKVAAQLSNTQSLILNIEKDLDNLVAQQKTLLKDKKKQQNILSAQIETAYLSGNNDYLKLILNQQNSNEIERSLVYYQHLHQARAASIAEFNDTLAKIEQNEEEQEKIKQQLLAIKTSQQQKAKQLAQQKSQQKKSNRNIAYSINKQKKTRTELGIAEQKLKQQIALLRKQQQIALLKKQQRAQISLSGLKQYKGKLDWPIKGKVLHNFNSKRFNNVNWRGLVISANEGTKVKAVSAGKVVFADWLRGFGMVTIIDHGKGYMSLYGHNQTLLKVTGEKVRKGDVISLAGRSGGQLQSGVYFEIRHKGKALNPRSWLKR, from the coding sequence ATGACATTTTTTAAAAACAGCATGGCCTATAGTATTTTAGGCCTGCTGATATTATTCTCATTAAACACTTATGCAGCCAATAATCAGTCCGAACTGAATCAACTTCGTGATCAAATCAAAGCACAAGACGCATCCATCAAAAAGAAACATCGTTATTTAAACGATTTATCCAAACAAACCCAAAGTACTGATCGTGCTATTAGTAAAGTCGCCGCACAATTGAGTAACACCCAATCCTTAATTCTCAATATCGAAAAAGATCTTGATAACCTAGTAGCACAACAAAAAACGTTATTAAAAGATAAAAAGAAACAACAAAACATCCTTTCCGCACAAATTGAAACAGCTTATCTAAGCGGTAATAACGATTACCTTAAATTAATCCTAAATCAACAAAACAGCAACGAAATAGAACGGTCACTGGTTTACTATCAGCACTTACATCAAGCTCGTGCTGCATCAATTGCCGAATTTAATGACACCTTAGCTAAAATTGAGCAAAATGAAGAAGAACAAGAAAAAATAAAACAACAATTACTGGCCATCAAAACGTCACAACAACAAAAGGCTAAGCAATTAGCACAACAAAAATCACAACAGAAGAAAAGTAATAGAAATATCGCTTACAGCATCAACAAACAGAAAAAAACACGGACAGAATTAGGCATTGCAGAACAAAAGTTAAAACAACAAATAGCGTTATTACGAAAACAGCAACAAATAGCACTATTAAAAAAACAACAAAGAGCACAAATATCCCTATCTGGATTAAAGCAATATAAAGGCAAATTAGACTGGCCAATAAAAGGTAAAGTACTACATAACTTTAACAGTAAACGCTTTAATAACGTCAATTGGCGTGGGTTAGTCATCAGCGCGAATGAAGGTACTAAAGTAAAAGCAGTTAGTGCAGGGAAAGTTGTCTTTGCAGATTGGTTACGAGGCTTCGGCATGGTGACGATTATCGACCATGGTAAGGGCTACATGAGCCTTTATGGACATAACCAAACACTACTTAAAGTAACAGGTGAGAAAGTACGAAAAGGTGATGTTATTTCGTTAGCAGGACGCAGTGGTGGCCAACTTCAATCCGGAGTTTACTTCGAGATCCGTCATAAAGGTAAAGCCCTTAATCCACGTTCATGGCTTAAACGCTAA
- a CDS encoding YkgJ family cysteine cluster protein: MQCRMNCGACCEAPSITSYIPGMPDGKPAGVRCVNLSADNLCLIFTDPERPALCDTFKASSDVCGENRDDALFLITDLEIQTAI, encoded by the coding sequence ATGCAATGCAGAATGAATTGTGGGGCGTGTTGTGAAGCGCCAAGTATTACTAGTTATATTCCTGGTATGCCAGATGGTAAACCTGCAGGTGTTCGCTGTGTGAACTTGTCTGCTGATAATCTTTGTTTGATATTTACTGACCCTGAACGACCGGCATTATGCGATACTTTCAAAGCCAGTAGTGATGTGTGTGGTGAAAATCGTGATGACGCATTATTTCTTATCACTGATTTAGAAATACAAACCGCAATATAG
- a CDS encoding acetyl-CoA sensor PanZ family protein, with translation MRLSAFTVTESTPQLLIDMTKLYRPFQSNEAEIKNDFDKLLQDNGQALFVAKFNDRHIGGLIMQYNDSELVLSCIAVRDITQQRGVGKYLIQQAIEHAKTQHLKTVKIIKTAQITPELSAFLIHQGFTEQDSEFNFSC, from the coding sequence ATGAGATTATCAGCATTTACCGTAACAGAATCGACACCACAGTTACTAATTGATATGACTAAATTGTATCGACCATTTCAATCTAATGAAGCAGAGATTAAAAACGATTTCGATAAACTACTTCAAGATAACGGCCAGGCATTATTCGTTGCTAAATTTAATGACCGCCATATCGGTGGACTAATTATGCAATATAATGACTCGGAGCTAGTGTTAAGCTGTATTGCAGTGAGAGATATAACTCAACAGCGTGGTGTTGGTAAATATTTAATTCAGCAAGCAATCGAGCATGCGAAAACACAGCATCTAAAAACCGTTAAAATAATTAAAACGGCGCAAATAACACCCGAATTATCAGCATTCTTAATTCATCAAGGCTTCACAGAGCAAGACTCAGAATTTAACTTTAGCTGCTAA